The DNA sequence ATCGTCCTCAAGCCCCTGGACCTGCCCGCGAAGCCGGTGGGCAGCCACCTCGCGCTGGCCGGGCAGCAGGCGTACGCCGACAACAGCGATGCCCTCGGCGGCCAGGACACCCAGGCCTCGCAGGCCCTCCTCGCGGACGCCGGCTGGCGCCGGGGCGGCAAGATCACCGAGCCGGCGGGCGCGAAGGCGGGCTCGGAGGCCGCCGAGGGGACGGACGACTCCAAGACCCCGGCGGTCCCGGCAGCGGGCCCGGGCACCGGGAACGACGGCCTCTACATCGTCGGCCAGGACGACGGCAAGCCCGGCGACGCCGCCCGCGCCGCAGTCGCCGCCCTGCGCGCAGCCCACCCCGACGACCGTCCCGAAGGCCCCGAGGACCCGGCCGGCACGGACCTGCCCGAAGGCCGGTACAAACACCCCGCCCAAGACGGCGAGATCGTCGACGCCGACGCCTTCGCGGAGGCGGAGAGCGGGCAGAACCGGCCCTCCCCGGTCCTCGCACCGGCCCCGTTCGCGGCCCTCCAGGAGCAGTCCCTGCGCACCCAGGCCGAGGCCCAGGCCGACGCCGTGGACGACGGCAAGCGCAGCCCGGCCCTGGACGCCGAAGCCGCGGCCGAACCGGCGGACGTCCAGGCGAGCACCGCCCCGGCCCCCGCCAAGCAGGCCGTGCGCACCTCCGGCAACGTGCTCGCCAAGGACGGCAAGGCGCTCACCCTGCGCTTCGTCCTGCCGGCCGGCCCCGGCTCGGAGGCGCTGCGCACGGTCGGCGAGCGGATCTCGCAGATGCTCCGGAAGGTCGGCGTGCAGACCGAGCTGACCAAGGTGGCCGACGAGAGCTTCTTCAAGGACCACATCGCCTCGGGCCAGTACGACCTGGCGCTCTACTCGTGGCCCGCGACCGCCTACCCGGCCACGGACGCCCGGCCCATCTTCGCCAAGCCGGAGCCGGCCGCCGACGGCTCGCTGCTGGTCGAACAGAACTACACGCGGGTCGGCACCGACCACATCGACCAGCTCTTCGACCAGGCGCTCGGTGAGCTGGACGAGGCGGCCGCCCGCGAGCTGATGCGCAAGGCGGACGCCCGGATCTGGGCGACGGCCGGCTCCATCCCGCTCTACCAGCGCCCCGAGCTGGTGGCCGTGAAGCCCGGCCTCACCAACGCGGGCGCCTTCGGCCTCGGAGCCCCGCGCTACCAGGACATCGGCTGGAAGAAGCCGGCCGCGGCGAAGAAGAGCGACAAGAAGAAGTGATGACGAAGCGGTGCATCCGGGGTTGATTCGAAGGTTCCAAGCTCAGATGTGACTCAAGTCCCTTGCCCGCCGGATCACCCGGCGGGCAAGGTCGTACGTACCCGTTGACCCGCGTGTTTACCGGCTCCACCCATGGCCGGGTCCCCCCACCCAGGACCCCGCCGTGCTCAGTCGTCCGGCCTCTTGACAGACCCCCCGGCAGGCGGTTCCCGCCAGCCGACGTACGATGGGGTAAGGCCGTGGCAGGTTTTCCGCCCGGTCGAGGCGCGCGTGCCGGACCGTACGCGTCGCCATCCACGATCCCGGGAGAAGCGCCGAAGTGCCCACGCGCCACGACATCCGTAACGTCGCCATCGTCGCCCACGTCGACCATGGCAAGACGACCATCGTCGATGCCATGCTCAAGCAGGCCGGTGCCTTCGCCGCCCACCAGCACCTCGACGACCGCATGATGGACTCGAACGACCTGGAGCGTGAGAAGGGCATCACGATCCTCGCCAAGAACACGGCGGTGAAGTACCACCCGAAGGACGGGTCGGCCCCGATCACGATCAACATCATCGACACCCCCGGCCACGCCGACTTCGGTGGTGAGGTCGAGCGCGGTCTGTCGATGGTGGACGCCGTCGTTCTGCTGGTGGACGCCTCCGAGGGTCCCCTGCCGCAGACCCGCTTCGTCCTGCGCAAGGCCCTGCAGGCGAAGATGCCGGTCATCCTCTGCATCAACAAGACGGACCGTCCGGACTCCCGGATCGACGAGGTCGTCAACGAGACGTACGACCTCTTCCTCGACCTGGACGCCGACGAGGAGCAGATCGAGTTCCCGATCGTCTACGCCTGTGGCCGTGACGGCGTGGCCTCGCTGACCAAGCCCGAGGACGGCACCGTCCCCGCGGACAGCGACAGCCTGGAGCCCTTCTTCTCCACCATCCTGGCGCACGTTCCGGCCCCGGTGTACGACGAGGAGGCCCCCCTTCAGGCCCACGTCACCAACCTGGACGCGGACAACTTCCTCGGCCGCATCGCGCTCGTGCGCGTCGAGCAGGGCGAGCTCCGCAAGGGCCAGACCGTCGCGTGGATCAAGCGTGACGGCACCATCTCCAACGTCCGCATCACCGAGCTGATGATGACCGAGGCGCTCACCCGCAAGCCGGCCGAGGTGGCGGGCCCGGGTGACATCTGCGCGGTCGCCGGTTTCCCCGACATCATGATCGGCGAGACCCTGGCCGACCCGGAGAACCCGATCGCGCTTCCGCTGATCTCGGTCGACGAGCCGGCGATCTCCATGACCATCGGCACGAACACCTCCCCGATGGTCGGCCGCGGCGGCAGCGGCAAGGGCGCGGACGCCAAGTCCGCGGTCAAGGACCGCAAGGTCACCGCCCGCCAGGTCAAGGACCGTCTGGACCGCGAGCTGGTCGGCAACGTCTCGCTCCGCGTCCTCGAGACCGAGCGTCCCGACGCCTGGGAGGTCCAGGGCCGTGGTGAGCTCGCGCTCGCCATCCTGGTCGAGCAGATGCGCCGCGAGGGCTTCGAGCTGACCATCGGCAAGCCGCAGGTGGTCACGCAGGAGATCAACGGCAAGGTGCACGAGCCGGTCGAGCGCATGACGGTCGACGTCCCCGAGGAGCACATGGGCGCGGTCACGCAGCTCATGGGCGTCCGCAAGGGCCGCATGGACAACATGTCGAACCACGGCTCCGGCTGGGTCCGCATGGAGTTCGTCGTCCCGTCGCGCGGCCTCATCGGCTTCCGTACCGAGTTCCTGACCGGTACGCGCGGCACGGGCATCGCCCACTCGATCCACGAGGGCCTCGAGCCGTGGTTCGGCCCGCTGGTGACCCGTAACAACGGTTCGCTGGTCGCCGACCGCTCCGGGTCGGTCACGCCGTTCGCGATGATCAACCTGCAGGAGCGCGGTGTCCTGTTCACCGAGCCCGGCACCGAGGTGTACGAGGGCATGATCGTCGGCGAGAACTCCCGCGCCGACGACATGGACGTGAACATCACCAAGGAGAAGAAGCTCACCAACATGCGTGCGGCTTCCGCGGACAACACCGAGAACGTGGTGCCCCCGCGCAGGCTCTCCCTGGAGCAGTCCCTGGAGTTCTGCCGCGACGACGAATGCGTCGAGGTGACCCCGGAGGCCGTCCGCATCCGCAAGGTCGTCCTGGACCAGAAGGACCGCTCGCGCACCGCGTCGCGCGCCAAGTCCGGCAAGTAGTCGCGTAGGACCTAGGTCACACCCGGGTCCTGCCCGGTACGGGCTTTAGTGAACAGCCCCCTCCGTCACGTACACCGTGACGGAGGGGGCTGTTCGCTTTTGTCAAGCGGATTATTTCGGTCCGGTGTCCGCATACCGACCGTGACACTCCGGAAGAAGAGCTAACAGTCCGTTTCGTTCATGTCTGTCTCCTATCCGTTTGTCCGGATTTCGGGTTTTAGCCGTAGTGCGATGTTGTGAAAACGAGACCACTTAAGTGTGGTTTACGGTCAGGCAGTCCCTGAGGATGGCTCCATTGAGCTCGGGTCAATGGGTCACACGCTGTGGGGAGCGTCGACTCACGAGCACACTCGGGACACCGGTCCTATCGCCGTCAGGGGTGTCGGCGAAGCACACCTGTGTCCTTCACATCAGACAGTGGACTCATGAGGAGGAAACCCATGCGCGGTGCCAAGAGCGCCAAGTGGGTAACGGGCGCGATTGTCGTCGCCCTGGCAGCGACTGCCTGTGGCGGCGGTGGCGGCAACGACGCCGGCGCCAAGGGTGAGGTTGACCCGAACGGCATCTACTCGATCGAGGTGGGCGAGCCGGAGAAGCTTCTCCAGCCGGCCGACACGATGGAGTCCAACGGCTCGATCGCGATGTCTGGTCTGTTCTCCCAGCTCGTCGACTACGACGCCGACGGCAAGATCGTCAACGTCAACGCCGAGTCGGTCACGACCACGGACAGCAAGCTGTGGACCGTCAAGCTCAAGCCGGGCTGGACCTTCCACGACGGCACCAAGGTGACCGCCGAGTCCTACGTCAAGGCGTGGAACTGGGCCGCGAACATCAACAACAAGCAGGGCAACGCGTCCTGGTTCGCCGACATCAAGGGCTTCGAGGCCCTGCACCCCGAGGCCGAGGGCGCCAAGCCCACCGGTGACGCGCTCGAGGGTCTGAAGATCGTCGACGAGAACACCTTCACCATCGAGCTCAACGGCGCGGTGCCGTACTTCGCGTACAAGCTCGGCTACGAGGTCTACTCCCCGCTGCCCGCCTCGTTCTACGCGGACCCCGCGGCCGCCGGTGAGAAGCCGGTCGGCAACGGCCCGTACAAGTTCAAGTCGTGGGAGCACAAGAAGCAGATCGAGCTCACGCGCTTCGACGACTACAAGGGTGTCGACAAGGCGAAGAACGGCGGTGTGATTCTCAAGAACTACACCACCCTCGAGACCGCCTACGAGGACCTGAAGTCGGGCAACGTCGACGTCCTGCGTCAGATCAGCCCGAAGGACCTCCCGGTCTACCGCGCCGACCTCGGTGACCGCGCCGTGGACCAGGCGTACTCCGCCGTCCAGACGCTGGCCATCGCGTACTACGCCGACCAGTGGAAGACCCCGAAGCAGGTCTCCCCGAAGGTCATCCAGGGCCTGTCGATGGCGATCGACCGCGACACCATCACCAAGACCGTGCTCCAGGGCACCCGTGAGCCGGCGACCGGCTGGGTCGCCAAGGGCGTCCTCGGCTACACGCCGACCGGTTCCGGTGACGTGACCAAGTTCGACCCGGCGAAGGCCAAGGCCCTCATCACCGAGGGCGGCGGCGTCCCGAACAACGAGATCTTCATCCAGTTCAACTCGGATGGCGGTCACAAGGAATGGGTCGAGGCCGTCTGCGGCAGCATCACCTCGGCCACCGGCGTCAAGTGCACCGGTGACGCCAAGCCGGACTTCCAGGCCGACCTCCAGGCCCGCAAGTCCAAGCAGGTCAAGTCGATCTACCGCTCCGGCTGGGTCCTCGACTACCCGGTGAACGCCAACTTCATCAGCGACCTGTTCCGTACGGGCGCCGGCGGCAACCAGGGTGGCTTCACCAGCCCCGAGCTCGACGCCAAGATCGCCGCGGCCGACAGCGCCGCGACCCTCGACGAGTCCGTGAAGGCCTACCAGGCCATCGAGAAGGAACTCGTCAACTACATGCCTTCCATCCCGCTCTGGTACTACAAGGTCAACGCGGGCTACTCCGAGAAGGTCCAGAACGTGAAGTACGCCCAGGACGGCGACCCGATCCTCGACCAGGTCGAGGTCAAGAAGTAAGTCCTACCGCGTAATTCCTTTCGACGGATGTGGGCCGGCGGGGAGCCGGCCCACATTCGGGCCTACATGCAGCGCCCGGGGGGCCCTTTCGCGACGCAGTGACGGAACCGTCACGCGCGTGCGTGGCGAAAGGGCCCGTCCGGCTGCGCCTGCCGCATCTTCTACGGAGGCATGATGGGGCGCTATGTCGCACGACGACTGCTCCAGATGATCCCGGTCTTCTTCGGGACGACCCTGCTCATCTTTTTGATGGTGTACAGCCTGCCCGGCGATCCCGTGGCCGGACTCTTCGGGGACAAGGGCACCGACCCCGCAACGCTGGCCGCCCTGCGTCACCAGCACGGTCTGGACCTGCCGCTCTGGCAGCAGTACTGGAACTACATCACCGGCATCCTGTTCCACTTCGACTTCGGGTCCCAGATCCGCAGTGGACGTGAGATCACCGAAGTGGTCGGGGCTGCGTTCCCGGTCACCCTGCGCCTGGCCTTCCTGGCCTTCGCGATCGAGATCGTCCTGGGCCTGGCCCTCGGGATCGTCGCCGGCCTCAAGGCCGGCAAGTGGGCGGACAACCTGATCCTCGTCCTCACCCTGCTGATCATCTCGATGCCGGTCTTCGTCCTCGGCTTCATCGTCAAGTCGGTGTTCGCCTTCCAGCTCGGCTGGATCGAGCCGAACGTCAGCAACGACGAGACCTGGGGCGAACTGCTCGCGCCGGCCATCGTGCTGGGCTCGCTCTCGCTCGCCTACGTGGCCCGCCTGACCCGCACCTCGATGGCCGAGAACCTGCGCGCGGACTACGTCCGCACCGCCGTGGCCAAGGGCCTGCCCAAGCGCCGCGTCATCGGTGTGCACCTCATGCGCAACTCGATGATCCCCGTCGTCACGTTCCTCGGCACCGACATCGGCGCCCTGATGGGCGGTGCCCTCGTCACCGAAGGCATCTTCAACGTCCACGGCGTCGGCGGTCTGATCTACGAATCGGTCGTCCGCCGCGAAGGCCAGACCGTGGTCGGTGTCGTCACCGTCCTCGTCGTGGTCTACCTGATAGCCAGCCTGCTCGTCGACCTCCTCTACGCGGTCATGGACCCGAGGATCCGGTATGCCTGATCTGACCAAGACCGACATCGTGGCGGCCGAGACCTCCGCGGCGCCCGGCGCCCCGGTGGAGCCGGTGAAGGCCGAGAAGGCCCGCAGCCTCTGGGGCGACGCCTGGGCCGACCTGCGTCGCAACCCGTACTTCGTCATTTCCTCGGCGCTGATCTTCGTACTCCTCGTGATCGCCGCCTTCCCGGGCTGGTTCACCAGCATCGACCCCACCAAGGGCGACCTGGTCCACCACTTCCTCGGCAAGCCGGAACTGAGCAAGGTCGGCTCTCCCGAGTGGCTCGGCTGGGACGGCCAGGGACGCAGCGTCTACGCGCGCCTCGTCTACGGCACCCGCGCCTCGGTCATCGTCGCGGTCTCCGTGACCGCGATCGTCACCGTGCTCGGCAGCATCACCGGCATGATCGCCGGCTACTTCGGCGGCGTGACCGACGCGATCATGTCGCGCATCACCGACATCTTCTTCGGCATCCCGTTCCTGCTCGGCGCGATGGTCGTCCTCCAGGCCTTCACCGACCGCACCGTGTGGACGGTCGTCTTCGCCCTGGCCTTCCTCGGCTGGACGCAGATCAACCGCGTCATGCGCGGAGCGGTCATCACCGTGAAGCAGGCGGACTACGTGCACGCCGCCAAGGCGCTGGGCGCAGGCACCACCCGGATCCTGTTCCGGCACATCCTGCCGAACGCCATGGCTCCGGTGATCGTGGTCTCCACGATCGCGCTCGGCGGATACATCGCGGCGGAGGCCACCCTGTCCTACCTGGGTCTCGGCCTCGCCTCCCCGACCATCTCGTGGGGCGTGGACATCTCCGCCGGTGCTTCGCAGATCCGAGTGGCCCAGCACATCCTGCTGTACCCCTCGATCATGCTCAGCATCACCGTCCTCGCCTTCATCATGCTCGGCGAAGCGGTCCGCAACGCCCTCGACCCCAAGCTGCGCTGAGGAGGGCGTAAGTGATCACCATGGACAACACCTCCAGCCTTCCCTCCCCGCGTGACGGGGACCCGCAGACGCCGCTCCTCGAGGTGCGCGACCTGCACGTCGAGTTCCACACCCGCGACGGTGTGGCCAAGGCAGTCAACGGCGTCAACTACAGCGTGAGCGCCGGCGAGACCCTCGCCGTGCTCGGCGAGTCCGGCTCCGGCAAGTCCGTGACGGCCCAGGCCATCATGGGCATCCTCGACATGCCCCCCGGCAAGATCCCGCAGGGAGAGATCCTCTTCCGCGGCCAGGACATGCTCAAGATGAGCTTCGAGGAGCGGCGCAAGCTGCGCGGCCGGAAGATCGCCATGATCTTCCAGGACGCCCTGTCCTCCCTGAACCCGGTGCTCACCGTCGGCTACCAGCTGGGCGAGATGTTCCGCGTCCACGAGGGCATGTCGAAGAAGGACGCCCGGGTCAAGGCCATCGAGCTGATGGAGAAGGTCAAGATCCCGGCGGCGAAGCAGCGGGTGGACGACTACCCGCACCACTTCTCCGGCGGTATGCGCCAGCGCATCATGATCGCCATGGCGATCGCGCTGGAGCCCGACCTGATCATCGCGGACGAGCCGACCACCGCCCTGGACGTCACCGTCCAGGCCCAGGTCATGGACCTCCTCGCGGAGCTCCAGCGCGAGCTCAACATGGGCCTGATCCTGATCACCCACGACCTCGGCGTGGTCGCCGACGTCGCGGACAAGATCGCGGTCATGTACGCCGGCCGGATCGTCGAGACCTCCCCGGTCCACGAGATCTACAAGCGCCCGGCGCACCCCTACACGCGCGGCCTGCTGGACTCGATCCCGCGCCTGGACCAGAAGGGCCAGGAGCTCTTCGCGATCAAGGGCCTGCCGCCGAACCTGCTGCGCCTGCCCTCCGGCTGCTCGTTCAGCCCGCGCTGCGTCGCCGCGCAGGACGTCTGCCGGTCCGAGATCCCCGCCCTGCAGCCCGTCAGCGAGCAGGACGGCAGCGAGCTGGCCGGCCGTCACAGCGCCTGCCACTTCTGGAAGGAGCAGCTCCATGGCTGAGCTCACCAACGCCCCCGTGCGGGAGCCGATCCTCCAGGTCCGCGGCCTGGTCAAGCACTTCCCGCTGACCCAGGGAATCCTCTTCAAGAAGCAGGTCGGCGCCGTCAAGGCCGTCGACGGGATCTCCTTCGACCTGTACCAGGGCGAGACCCTGGGCATCGTCGGCGAGTCCGGCTGTGGCAAGTCCACCGTCGCCAAGCTGCTGATGAACCTGGAACGCGCCACCGCCGGCGAGGTCTTCTACAAGGGCCAGGACATCACCAAGCTGTCCGGCCGCGCCCTGAAGGCCGTGCGCCGCAACATCCAGATGGTGTTCCAGGACCCGTACACCTCGCTGAACCCGCGCATGACGGTCGGCGACATCATCGGCGAGACCTACGACATCCACCCCGAGGTGGCCCCCAAGGGCGACCGGCGCCGCAAGGTGCAGGAGCTCCTGGACGTCGTCGGTCTCAACCCGGAGTACATCAACCGGTACCCGCACCAGTTCTCCGGCGGCCAGCGCCAGCGCATCGGCATCGCCCGCGGCCTCGCGCTCAACCCGGAGATCATCATCTGCGACGAGCCGGTCTCCGCGCTCGACGTATCGGTGCAGGCCCAGGTCATCAACCTGATGGAGAAGCTGCAGGAGGAGTTCAACCTCTCCTACATCTTCATCGCGCACGACCTGTCGATCGTCCGGCACATCTCGGACCGCGTCGGTGTCATGTACCTCGGCAAGATGGCCGAGATCGGCACCGACGAGCAGATCTACGAGCACCCGACCCACCCGTACACCCAGGCGCTGCTCTCCGCGGTGCCGGTGCCGGACCCGGCCGCCCGCGAGGGCCGCGAGCGGATCATCCTCACCGGTGACGTCCCCTCGCCGGCCAACCCGCCGTCGGGCTGCCGCTTCCGCACCCGCTGCTGGAAGGCCGAGGAGAAGTGCTCCGTCGAGGAGCCGCTGCTCGCCATCCCGGAGCGCTTCCAGGGCGTCAAGTCGCTGGCCGCGCACGAGTCGGCCTGCCACTTCGCGGAGGAGAAGGCCGTCCTGGCCGTCTGACCTCCCGTAGCGACACCACAGGGCGCCCGTCACCGGATCTCTCCGGCGGCGGGCGCTCCGTCGTTCGCGCAAGCGCCGCGCACGGAAAGCCGGTTGCGGGCCCGCCCCGGCGGGTCCGACAGTGATCTGATGACCGACATGCTGACCGTACGCCCCGCCGGGCCCGGAGACGCCGAGGACATCTGCGCTCTCCTCAACGCCATCGACCTGCTGGAGATCGGCCGCCCGGAAACCGACCTCGGCGCCGTCGAAGCCGATCTGCACCATCCCGACGTCGACCTGGCGAAGGACTCCTGGCTCGCCTTCGAAGGCGGCCGGCTCCTCGCCTACGCCCTGGTGTGGGCCGACTCCGGCCCCGGCCGCGTCGACTCCGAGCACTACGTCCTGCCGGGACGCGGCGCGGCCGCCGTCCGGCTGCTGGACCTGATGGAGGTACGGGCCCGCGAGCTGGCCGCCGGCGCCTCGGACGCGGTCCTGCGACTCCAGCTCAACGCCCGCCCGACCCTCGACGTCGGCCTGCTGTCCGGCCGCGGCTATCGCACGGTGCGCCGCTACCAGGTGATGACCCGTGCACTGGACCCGGCCGACCCGCCCCCGTCCCCTCCCGCAGGGCTCACCCTTCGCCCCTGCGACGGTGACGAGAGCGAGCGACGCCGCGCCCACGCCCTGATCGAGCAGACCTTCGCCGCGCACTTCGGGCACGTGGACCGCCCGTACGAGCCCTGGCTCGACCACATCGACGGCCGGGGCCTGGACTGGTCGCTCGTGTGGATCGCCGCGCTGCCCGGGGAAGGCGACGTAGGCGTCCTGCTGACCCGGGACGACCGCACCAGCATGGGATGGTTCAGCCACATCGGCGTCGCCGAGGCCGTGCGCGGCCGGGGCGTCGGAGGCTTCCTGCTGCGCCACGGCTTCGCCGCCTACGCTGCCCGCGGCCGCACCGCCGTGGGCCTCGGCGTGGACACGGCCAACGAGACCGGCGCGCTCGCGCTGTACGAGGCGCACGGCATGACGATGCACTACGCGGTGAACACCTGGCAGCTCGCTTTGCACTCGCAGGGGTGACAGGCGGGCGGCGCGAGGGTGCAATCGGTCCAACGAGGAGTGTGCCTGACCCCACATGGGGTGACATTGGGCCCTAAGTGAGTCTTGGGATCCAGTAGGAGGCACTCCATGCGCGGAGCCACCCACGCCAAGTGGGCCGCATGTGCGGCGGCCGTCGCCCTCGCGGCGACCGCCTGCGGCGGCGGAAGCGACAGCGGCGGAGGCGGCGCGGAGGGCATCGTCAGCTCCTCGTGGGGCGACCCGCAGAACCCGCTGGAGCCCGCCAACACCAACGAGGTCCAAGGCGGCAAGGTCCTCGACATGATCTTCCGGGGGCTCAAGCGGTACGACCCCGAGACCGGTGAGGCGAAGAACTTCCTCGCCGAGAAGATCGAGACCACCGACAGCCAGAACTTCACGATCACGCTGAAGGACGGCTGGAAGTTCAGCAACGACGAGCCGGTCACCGCGCAGTCCTTCGTGGACGCCTGGAACTACGGCGCGGACGTCACCAAGAAGCAGAACAACTCGCCCTTCTTCTCCGACATCGTCGGCTACGCGGACGTCCACCCCGAGAAGGGCGACCCCAAGACCAAGACCATGTCCGGCCTGGTCGTCAAGGACCCCAAGACCTTCACGGTCGCCCTCAAGGAGAAGTTCTCCACCTGGCCCGAGACCCTCGGCTACCAGGCGTTCTCCCCCCTGCCCAAGGCCTTCTTCACCGACCACGAGGCCTGGCTGAAGAAGCCCGTCGGCAACGGCCCCTACACGGTGGACTCGTACACCAAGGGCACCGGCATGAAGCTGCGCAAGTGGGACGCCTACACGGGGGAGGACAAGGCGGTGAACGGCGGAGTGGACCTGAAGGTCTACACCGACAACAACACCGCCTACACCGACCTGATCTCCGGCAACCTCGACCTGGTCGACGACGTCCCGGCGCAGCAGCTCAAGAACGTCGCGAACGACCTCGGCGACCGCTACATCAACCAGCCGGCCCTCATCATCCAGACCCTCACCTTCCCGCTGTACGACCCGCAGTGGAGCAAGGAGGGCATGGACAAGGTCCGCCGCGGCATCTCGATGGCGATCAACCGCGACGAGATCACCAAGCAGATCTTCCGCGAGACCCGCACCCCGGCCAAGGACTGGACCTCCCCGGCCCTCGGCGACAAGGGCGGATTCTCCGCCACCGCCTGCGGCGAGGCCTGCTCCTTCAACCCCACCGAGGCCAAGAAGCTCATCCAGGAGGGCGGCGGCCTGCCCGGCGGCAAGGTCTCGCTGACCTCCAACGTGGACACCGGCTCGCACCGCGAGTGGATGGACGCCGTCTGCAACAGCATCAACAACGCGCTCGGCGAGGGCCCGGTCTGCACGGTCAACCCGATCGGCACCTTCGCCGACTTCCGCAACCAGCAGAGCAGCTTCAAGCTGACCGGCCCGTTCCGCTCCGGCTGGCAGGCCGACTACCCCCTGATCCAGAACTTCC is a window from the Streptomyces sp. NBC_01244 genome containing:
- a CDS encoding ABC transporter ATP-binding protein; this encodes MAELTNAPVREPILQVRGLVKHFPLTQGILFKKQVGAVKAVDGISFDLYQGETLGIVGESGCGKSTVAKLLMNLERATAGEVFYKGQDITKLSGRALKAVRRNIQMVFQDPYTSLNPRMTVGDIIGETYDIHPEVAPKGDRRRKVQELLDVVGLNPEYINRYPHQFSGGQRQRIGIARGLALNPEIIICDEPVSALDVSVQAQVINLMEKLQEEFNLSYIFIAHDLSIVRHISDRVGVMYLGKMAEIGTDEQIYEHPTHPYTQALLSAVPVPDPAAREGRERIILTGDVPSPANPPSGCRFRTRCWKAEEKCSVEEPLLAIPERFQGVKSLAAHESACHFAEEKAVLAV
- a CDS encoding ABC transporter ATP-binding protein, whose product is MDNTSSLPSPRDGDPQTPLLEVRDLHVEFHTRDGVAKAVNGVNYSVSAGETLAVLGESGSGKSVTAQAIMGILDMPPGKIPQGEILFRGQDMLKMSFEERRKLRGRKIAMIFQDALSSLNPVLTVGYQLGEMFRVHEGMSKKDARVKAIELMEKVKIPAAKQRVDDYPHHFSGGMRQRIMIAMAIALEPDLIIADEPTTALDVTVQAQVMDLLAELQRELNMGLILITHDLGVVADVADKIAVMYAGRIVETSPVHEIYKRPAHPYTRGLLDSIPRLDQKGQELFAIKGLPPNLLRLPSGCSFSPRCVAAQDVCRSEIPALQPVSEQDGSELAGRHSACHFWKEQLHG
- a CDS encoding peptide ABC transporter substrate-binding protein: MRGAKSAKWVTGAIVVALAATACGGGGGNDAGAKGEVDPNGIYSIEVGEPEKLLQPADTMESNGSIAMSGLFSQLVDYDADGKIVNVNAESVTTTDSKLWTVKLKPGWTFHDGTKVTAESYVKAWNWAANINNKQGNASWFADIKGFEALHPEAEGAKPTGDALEGLKIVDENTFTIELNGAVPYFAYKLGYEVYSPLPASFYADPAAAGEKPVGNGPYKFKSWEHKKQIELTRFDDYKGVDKAKNGGVILKNYTTLETAYEDLKSGNVDVLRQISPKDLPVYRADLGDRAVDQAYSAVQTLAIAYYADQWKTPKQVSPKVIQGLSMAIDRDTITKTVLQGTREPATGWVAKGVLGYTPTGSGDVTKFDPAKAKALITEGGGVPNNEIFIQFNSDGGHKEWVEAVCGSITSATGVKCTGDAKPDFQADLQARKSKQVKSIYRSGWVLDYPVNANFISDLFRTGAGGNQGGFTSPELDAKIAAADSAATLDESVKAYQAIEKELVNYMPSIPLWYYKVNAGYSEKVQNVKYAQDGDPILDQVEVKK
- a CDS encoding ABC transporter permease, which encodes MPDLTKTDIVAAETSAAPGAPVEPVKAEKARSLWGDAWADLRRNPYFVISSALIFVLLVIAAFPGWFTSIDPTKGDLVHHFLGKPELSKVGSPEWLGWDGQGRSVYARLVYGTRASVIVAVSVTAIVTVLGSITGMIAGYFGGVTDAIMSRITDIFFGIPFLLGAMVVLQAFTDRTVWTVVFALAFLGWTQINRVMRGAVITVKQADYVHAAKALGAGTTRILFRHILPNAMAPVIVVSTIALGGYIAAEATLSYLGLGLASPTISWGVDISAGASQIRVAQHILLYPSIMLSITVLAFIMLGEAVRNALDPKLR
- a CDS encoding ABC transporter family substrate-binding protein, which produces MSQRRRRSLALLTSGVLALPLLAGCGAGEDEGGPAAAGQDIAAATRDKVADGGVLRWAVDSMPGTLNAFQADADATTNRIAGAVLPQLFVLDGKGRPVANPDYLEKAEVVEREPKQVVLYKLNQQAVWSDGREIGAADFVAQWRALNGKDSAYWTARNAGYDRIEKIERGKTDLEVKVTFVRPYADWRSLFSPLYPKQVTGTPESFNEGARGALKVTAGPFGLGAIDKKTGTASLTRNPRWWGSPAKLDTLVLTAVPRSERPAALAAGKLDLAEIDRTGADRIALARRAAAKADGAHGPAASVTAAQATLSWALAFGADEDKAKEAQAIRQKHAESVKRYAEEQSALRGFAVRKSLEPAYTQLAMNGASGPLADERVRRAVARALDRQALADIVLKPLDLPAKPVGSHLALAGQQAYADNSDALGGQDTQASQALLADAGWRRGGKITEPAGAKAGSEAAEGTDDSKTPAVPAAGPGTGNDGLYIVGQDDGKPGDAARAAVAALRAAHPDDRPEGPEDPAGTDLPEGRYKHPAQDGEIVDADAFAEAESGQNRPSPVLAPAPFAALQEQSLRTQAEAQADAVDDGKRSPALDAEAAAEPADVQASTAPAPAKQAVRTSGNVLAKDGKALTLRFVLPAGPGSEALRTVGERISQMLRKVGVQTELTKVADESFFKDHIASGQYDLALYSWPATAYPATDARPIFAKPEPAADGSLLVEQNYTRVGTDHIDQLFDQALGELDEAAARELMRKADARIWATAGSIPLYQRPELVAVKPGLTNAGAFGLGAPRYQDIGWKKPAAAKKSDKKK
- the typA gene encoding translational GTPase TypA, with amino-acid sequence MPTRHDIRNVAIVAHVDHGKTTIVDAMLKQAGAFAAHQHLDDRMMDSNDLEREKGITILAKNTAVKYHPKDGSAPITINIIDTPGHADFGGEVERGLSMVDAVVLLVDASEGPLPQTRFVLRKALQAKMPVILCINKTDRPDSRIDEVVNETYDLFLDLDADEEQIEFPIVYACGRDGVASLTKPEDGTVPADSDSLEPFFSTILAHVPAPVYDEEAPLQAHVTNLDADNFLGRIALVRVEQGELRKGQTVAWIKRDGTISNVRITELMMTEALTRKPAEVAGPGDICAVAGFPDIMIGETLADPENPIALPLISVDEPAISMTIGTNTSPMVGRGGSGKGADAKSAVKDRKVTARQVKDRLDRELVGNVSLRVLETERPDAWEVQGRGELALAILVEQMRREGFELTIGKPQVVTQEINGKVHEPVERMTVDVPEEHMGAVTQLMGVRKGRMDNMSNHGSGWVRMEFVVPSRGLIGFRTEFLTGTRGTGIAHSIHEGLEPWFGPLVTRNNGSLVADRSGSVTPFAMINLQERGVLFTEPGTEVYEGMIVGENSRADDMDVNITKEKKLTNMRAASADNTENVVPPRRLSLEQSLEFCRDDECVEVTPEAVRIRKVVLDQKDRSRTASRAKSGK
- a CDS encoding ABC transporter permease, giving the protein MGRYVARRLLQMIPVFFGTTLLIFLMVYSLPGDPVAGLFGDKGTDPATLAALRHQHGLDLPLWQQYWNYITGILFHFDFGSQIRSGREITEVVGAAFPVTLRLAFLAFAIEIVLGLALGIVAGLKAGKWADNLILVLTLLIISMPVFVLGFIVKSVFAFQLGWIEPNVSNDETWGELLAPAIVLGSLSLAYVARLTRTSMAENLRADYVRTAVAKGLPKRRVIGVHLMRNSMIPVVTFLGTDIGALMGGALVTEGIFNVHGVGGLIYESVVRREGQTVVGVVTVLVVVYLIASLLVDLLYAVMDPRIRYA